Sequence from the Planifilum fimeticola genome:
TTGATCCCAGCGCGGGTCGTCCACCGGGACGGCGAGGAGCTTTTCATCCTCTCCCTTGTCATCGGCCATCAGCAGCACACCGATGACGCGGGAGCGGATGACACATCCGGGGAAGGTGGGGAAAGTGGTCAGCACGAGGATGTCCAAGGGGTCACCGTCTTCGGCCAGGGTGCCTTCCAGGTAGCCGTATTCGGTGGGATAATGCATCGGGGAATACAAAACCCGATCCAGGCGGAAAACACCCGCTTCCTTGTCGTATTCATATTTGTTTTGGCTTCCAGCCGGAATTTCGATAAACGCATCGACGATCAACGGTTGTTGCATCAGCAATCCTCCCTTGCTGCAGCATAAATTTCAAGGTGAAGTTGACAAAAACCGGTTCGTCCTGGCCCGTGTCTTTTGCCAACAATAACATTCTAGTCTCTTTTTTCCGGTGAATCAAACGGTTTATGCCGTGGGCTGTGGTACAATGTTATCAGCATACGCAGGGAGGGGGACGGGGAGTGGAAGTTCCCTGCATTTCCGCAGAAGAATTTGCAGAAAAGTACCGGTCCGGAGCGCTGAAGGACGCGACGCTGTTGGATGTGCGGGAGTGGGAGGAATGGCTGGTCGATCGGTTGGAGGAAGCGGAATTCCTGCCCTTGTCCAGTTTTCCCCCGCCACCGGGGAGGTTGAATCCGGAAAAGCCCATTTACGTATTTTGCGCCCACGGGGTTCGCAGCGTCTATGCGACGGATCTGCTGCTTCGGCAGGGTTATCCGCGGGTGATCCATGTGGAGGGCGGTCTGGCCCGGGTGCGGCTCCTGCTTGAAAAATAAAAAAGCCGCCCTAGGAAACTGGGGCAGCTTTTTCCGTCATCACTCTTCCACTTTGATGGATTCGGTCGGGCAGCCTTCTTGGGCGTCCCTCACATCATCCCAGAATTCTTCAGGGACATCCGCCGTTCCCGTGTTGTCGTCCAGGATGACGTAGGCGATCCCGTCTTCATCGTAATCGTATACGTCGGGTGCGGTCGCTCCGCAAGCTCCACAAGCGATGCATGTATCTTGATCTACCCATGTGCGCATGGCTAAGCCTCCCGTTATAAATTGCAACGATGCCAAACCTCATTTTAGAATGATTCCCCGCGGTTTGCAAGGGAGTTGGGAAAGATGGAAGATTTCGAAGAACGGGGTGGGGGGGCGCAGCAGGGGAAACCGGGCATGACGGACCGGGTTCTGTTGCTCAACCTCTATTTCACCCAGTTTCTCGTGCTCTTGCTGGCAGTGATCTTCCTTTTCTTTCAGGGAAGGTTGTCGGCGGATCTTTTCGTCTGGCGGGAAGGCCTTTTCTGGGCTGTCGGGGCGCTGTTGGGAATGGTGGCGGTGGGGATTGAGATTTTTCTCGCGCTGGTGCTTCCCGCCAAATGGTTGGATGACGGGGGGATCAATCTGCGTCTGTTTCGGCGCCGATCCCTGTTGCACATCGCCTGGATCGCCTTGCTGGTTTCCGTTGCGGAGGAACTGTTGTTTCGGGGAGCGGTTCAGCACTGGCTGGGAATATGGGGAACCAGCCTGCTGTTTACGTTGATCCATTTTCGATATCTGCGGCAGTGGGCGATGGCATCCCTGCTGTTTGTCATAAGCGCCGCCCTCGGGTGGTTGGTGGAGTGGAGCGGAACGCTGACCCCGGCGATCGTCGCCCATTTTATTATCGATTTCGTGATGGGTGCGTTAATACGGCTGGGAAGGATTCCCGGGATGGAGGTGCCGAAGGACAAGGCATGACCGGGGGGAAAAGGGCATAGGCTGGGATGAAGGCAAAGGACGGGGGGATGGAGAGATGTCCCGTCGGCTTTTCCTGTGCGGCCCCCTTCTCACCTGGTTTCTCGCGGGGATTGCCCTTTATCGGTTGCCCGGACAGACGCCCGGTTCATCCCTTTGGAGGTATTTTTCCGTCGATTTTCTGGTGTTTTTGGTGCTGTGGGCCTTTTGTTTCCACATTCTTTTTCGCTCCGTCGCGAGAGGGATCGCAGGACTTATGGAACTGCCCCTGCCGTTCACCCACCGGAATCGTCTGCGTTGGGCCATTCCGGTCGCCTCGGGCCTGTTGTTGCTCCTCTTCCTTTTTTTTCAGGCGCCGGCGTTTACCGCGTTGGGAGCGGGGTTTTTCGGGGGAAGGGAGATGCGATCTTGGCTCCGAAAAAGGAGAGCCCGTTTTCCGGGATAGGGGCTTGTCCACAGAGGGCAAAGGGAGCGCGGTCATCTGTGCCCTCTCGGTCAGTCCGCACCCCCTTTCCGTTGAAGTCCTTCTTCTCGATACGGGCGATGCGCTCGGTAGAGCGCTACGATCGAAGCACTCTGAGGGCCCGGGCAACCTTTCTGGCGAAAACCAGGGGGTTTTCCACCGATTCGAAATGAATGTAGAACAGGCGGGGATTATCAAATAACCAGTGATTGTGCAGCGCCGTGACAAGAATTCCCTGTTTTCGGAGGGCTGAAATGAAGGGGTTGATCTCCCTTTGCAAAATCACCGTCTCGCCCAAATTCAGCGCCCGGCCTTGCCGGTCGAGGCTCTCAAAGCTGAAGAAGGTCGGCAATACCAGCGGGGAGCGGCTGCGACGCCCCAGAATGGTGACAGGGATGTTTCGGAACCTTTGAATGAAGCAAACGCCGTTGATGACGCTCGAGGATCCGCCCACAATTCTCGCAAATTGACGGCATAGCCTATCCAGCGCCTTCAAGGATTCAACCTCCTTTTACCGTTTGATTTCACTATACGTATCTGCCGGTCATGTGTTGTGGTCCTTTCCCCAATGATCGAAAATGGGTTTTCCTTGAAGGCGATGATCCGCACTTCCGAAAAAGGGCTTGCCGCAGGGGCATTTTCCATCCATCCCCCCTTGACAGCCTCCCGGCTCCTGTATTAAGATAATACACGCATCGGTTCTGGGCTGTGGAGAGATACCCAAGAGGCCGAAGGGGACGGTTTGCTAAACCGTTAGGGGGTCGAATGGCCCCGCGCGGGTTCGAATCCCGCTCTCTCCGCCAGACCAAGGGGAGGACGCTCCGTCAACCGGCGGGTCGTCCTCCCGCATTCCAAGGATGTGGCGGCGTAGCTCAGCTGGCTAGAGCGTACGGTTCATACCCGTAAGGTCGGGGGTTCGAGGCCCTCCGCCGCTACCAAGGTGCAGGGGCGTAGTTTAATGGCAGAACAGAGGTCTCCAAAACCTCCAGTGCGGGTTCGATTCCTGCCGCCCCTGCCATCATAAACGGGGGCATAGCCAAGTGGTAAGGCACGGGACTGCAAATCCCTTATCCCCGGTTCGAATCCGGGTGCCCCCTCCAGTAGATTGAAAGATCTCCTTCAGAAAGAAGGGTTCTTTTTTTATTTTTCACCGGGGGAAAAAATTCCCGTAAAATTCAGGGTGAAAAATGGGATTGCCTTGGTGTATTCTTTTATCAAAGGGAGAAAAATAGGAAACCGGATGCCGGAACGAATGGGGAGATCCTCTCATACGCTGTAAATGAAGAGGTCTCCTACGAGGGAGGGTAAACCATGCGTGTCGAGCGATTGGGTCGGGATAAAATCCGCTTCTACCTGTCGCTGGACGACTTGGTGGAGCGAGGAATCGAAAAAGAGGATATGTGGCGGGACATCCCCAAAGTCCATGAGCTCTTCAACGACATGATGGAACAGGCGTATCGGGAGTTGGGGTTTGAAATCGCAGGACCCGTTGCAGTCGAGGTGTTTACTCTTCCGGCTCAGGGAATGGTCGTCATCGTCACGCGGGGACGTCCGTCGCACTCCGGGGAGTTTGACGATGATGACATGTACGAATTGGAAGTTACCTTGGAGGAAAGCGATCAAATTATTTTCCGGTTTGTCGATTTCGAGGACCTCGTACAAGCTGCGATGCGCATGCACCCACTCGTGGAGCGGGATGAGGGCAAGGTTTATGCCCACCAGGGACAGTATTACCTGGTCTTCGACGAGGATGTAAAGACGAAGAATCTGGACGCCCTGGTGGCCATACTTTCCGAATACGGCGAAGCTTCCACCGTGACCGAACATGTGTTGGTGGAATACGGGACCACGGTGTGGGCGAAAGATGCCGTCCATGAGCTTGTGCGTCACTTTTCCCGATGAAAATAACCGCGCCGAAGGGCGCGGTTTTGTAGTGGCTTCACAGCCGGAACCAGTCGTCGGACCGGTCGGTTGAATGATAAAACTCCCCCTTTTTGACGACCAATTGAAAATATTCCTTCCTGCGCAGCCCGGTCAATTTCCCGTCGAAAACGCCGGGAAACACGCGCTCGATGGAGGCCCTCTGGGTTCGATGCTGGCGGAGCGCTTCCGCGATGCGCTGCAGGTAAGGGGAGACGTCGATCACTGTGGTGATCAGCTCATCAGCGGTCGCGTGAACGGGACGCTGGACGTCGCGGGCGACCGATTCCGGAATGGCGACGTAATACAGGGAAAGGGATTTTCTCCGCCCGCTCTCCAGCACCGCCCGAAGGGCGGCTTTTTGAATGGCCTGGTGGTCCGGATGACCGGAGATGCCGTGGGGCGGGAAGGTGACGATCACATCGGGGTTTGTGCTTTCGATCACGGTGCCGATTTCCTCCGCCAGCATTTCCTCCGGCAGATCCTTCAACCGGCCGTCGCCGTGATTCCGCAGGATGATGCGATCAAGTCCCAATATCTCGCCGGCGCGCTTCAATTCCTCGGCCCGGGTGTCACCGAGCTGTTCCGGTGCACAAACCCCCGCGGTTTTCCCCGCCTCTCCCCGCGTGGCGCAGTAGAGCACCAGGCGGGTGTCCTTTTGTTCGGCATACCGGGCGATCGAACCGCCGCAGGAGAAGGTTTCGTCATCCGGGTGGGCAAAGACGAGCAATGCGGTTCGGGACATGGAAGGCCTCCTCTCTGAAACGGAAAAAAGTGGCGGACCAATTTCGGATTTCCACAATCATTATACTTCACTTTCATCAGGCAGTGTTCTTTTTCTCACAACTGGTGTATACTTGGTAATGGACTGATCGGGATCATATATTTTGAGGTGGTCAAAGATGGCACAGCAGACGGAAGAAACCGAAAAACAGACGCTTCCGAAGACGGAGGAGATGGATGTCCTCGCATCGACGCAGACGGTGATCAAACGGGCTCTGGAGAAGCTGGGTTATCCGGAGCACGTTTATGAATTGCTGAAGGAGCCGTTGCGGGTGCTTACGGTCCGCATCCCCGTCCGCATGGACGACGGCAGCGTCAAGGTGTTCACCGGGTACCGGGCGCAACACAACGATGCGGTGGGCCCCACCAAAGGAGGCGTGCGGTTTCATCCGGACGTTACTGAAAATGAAGTGAAAGCGCTTTCCATTTGGATGAGCATCAAAGCGGGAATTGTCGATTTGCCTTACGGCGGAGGCAAGGGAGGCATCGTTTGCGATCCGCGCCAGCTGTCTTTCCGCGAATTGGAAAGGCTGTCCCGGGGTTATGTCCGGGCCATCAGCCAAATCGTCGGACCGACCAAGGATATCCCCGCCCCGGACGTGTTTACCAACTCGCAGATCATGGCATGGATGCTGGACGAATACAGCCGTATCCGTGAGTTTGATTCCCCGGCCTTCATCACCGGGAAGCCGCTGGTGCTGGGCGGTTCGCGGGGGCGTGAGACCGCCACGGCCAAGGGGGTCACCATCATGATTCGCGAGGCCGCCAAGCGCCGGAATCTGGATCTGAAGGATGCCCGGGTGGTGATCCAAGGCTTCGGAAATGCCGGCAGTTTCCTGGCGAAGTTCATGAGCGATGCCGGCGCCAAGGTGATCGGCATTTCCGATGTGTACGGCGGTTTGTATGACGAAAACGGTTTGGACATCGATTATCTGCTGGACCGCAGGGACTCCTTCGGAACGGTGACCCGCCTGTTTAAGAACACCATCACCAATCAGGAGCTTCTGGAACTGGATTGCGACATTCTCGTGCCGGCGGCGGTGGAAAATCAGATCACCGCAGCCAATGCGCATCGGATTCGGGCGGATATCGTGGTGGAGGCGGCCAACGGTCCGACGACACTGGAAGCGACGCGCATCCTGAGCGAACGGGGCATACTGCTGGTGCCGGATGTGCTGGCCAGCGCCGGCGGGGTTACCGTCTCCTACTTTGAATGGGTCCAGAACAATCAGGGATATTATTGGTCGGAAGAAGAAGTGGAGCGCAAGTTGGAAGAGATCATGGTCAACGCCTTCGATAACGTCTACAACCTCGCCCGCTCGCGCAAGGTGGACATGCGGTTGGCGGCCTACATGGTCGGGGTTCGCAAAATGGCGGAGGCCTCCCGCTTTCGCGGTTGGGTATAGATGGGCTATAATAAATCTTGGACGCCATTTTTCAGAAAAAGCACCCTGTTATTGGGGTGTTTTTTCTGTGGAGCCGGAGGGATACAGATGCACGATCCGATCATCGTCGGCGCCGGACCCTGCGGGTTGTCCGTCGCCATCGAGACGAAAAAACGGGGGATGAATCCCCTGGTGATTGAAAAGGGATGTCTGGTCAATTCGATTTATCACTTTCCCACTCACATGCAGTTTTTCAGCACGCCGGAGCTGTTGGAGATCGGCGGGATTCCCTTTGTCACCGCGGGGGAGAAGCCGGTTCGCGCGGAAGCGTTGAAATATTACCGGGCTGTGACGAAAAAATACGAACTGAAGGTTCACACCTATGAGAAGGTGGTCCGGGCGGAGAAGGGGGAGGGCGGTTTCGCCGTATTCACCGAGGGGAGGGACGGCAGGGAGAATCGTTATGAGACGCCTCATCTCGTGATCGCCACCGGTTATTACGACAATCCCAACCGGATGAACATTCCGGGGGAGGATTTGCCGAAGGTGCATCATTATTTCCGCGAAGCCCATCCCTATGCCGACATGGATGTTTTGGTGGTCGGCGGCAAAAACTCCGCGGTGGAAGCGGCTCTGGAGCTCCATCGGGCCGGAGCCCGGGTGACGATGGCTTACCGCCGGGAAGCCTTCACCGGGAGCGTCAAGGCGTGGGTGAAACCGGTGATCGAAAGCGCCATCAACAAGGGCTGGATTCGCATGTTCTGGAATACGGAGGTGAAGGAAATCCGCCCTGACCACGTGGTGCTGGAGCAGGAGGGGCGGGAGTTTGCCCTTCCCAACGATGCGGTGTTCGCCATGACCGGATACCGGCCGGATTTTTCGATGCTCCGCCGCCTGGGGGTTTCCATCGATCCCGAGACGGGAGCGCCCGTTCACGATCCGGAGACGATGGAGACCGGTGTTCCC
This genomic interval carries:
- a CDS encoding DUF1259 domain-containing protein produces the protein MKALDRLCRQFARIVGGSSSVINGVCFIQRFRNIPVTILGRRSRSPLVLPTFFSFESLDRQGRALNLGETVILQREINPFISALRKQGILVTALHNHWLFDNPRLFYIHFESVENPLVFARKVARALRVLRS
- a CDS encoding PIG-L deacetylase family protein, which gives rise to MSRTALLVFAHPDDETFSCGGSIARYAEQKDTRLVLYCATRGEAGKTAGVCAPEQLGDTRAEELKRAGEILGLDRIILRNHGDGRLKDLPEEMLAEEIGTVIESTNPDVIVTFPPHGISGHPDHQAIQKAALRAVLESGRRKSLSLYYVAIPESVARDVQRPVHATADELITTVIDVSPYLQRIAEALRQHRTQRASIERVFPGVFDGKLTGLRRKEYFQLVVKKGEFYHSTDRSDDWFRL
- a CDS encoding ferredoxin, giving the protein MRTWVDQDTCIACGACGATAPDVYDYDEDGIAYVILDDNTGTADVPEEFWDDVRDAQEGCPTESIKVEE
- a CDS encoding rhodanese-like domain-containing protein, with the protein product MEVPCISAEEFAEKYRSGALKDATLLDVREWEEWLVDRLEEAEFLPLSSFPPPPGRLNPEKPIYVFCAHGVRSVYATDLLLRQGYPRVIHVEGGLARVRLLLEK
- a CDS encoding YpdA family putative bacillithiol disulfide reductase, translating into MHDPIIVGAGPCGLSVAIETKKRGMNPLVIEKGCLVNSIYHFPTHMQFFSTPELLEIGGIPFVTAGEKPVRAEALKYYRAVTKKYELKVHTYEKVVRAEKGEGGFAVFTEGRDGRENRYETPHLVIATGYYDNPNRMNIPGEDLPKVHHYFREAHPYADMDVLVVGGKNSAVEAALELHRAGARVTMAYRREAFTGSVKAWVKPVIESAINKGWIRMFWNTEVKEIRPDHVVLEQEGREFALPNDAVFAMTGYRPDFSMLRRLGVSIDPETGAPVHDPETMETGVPGLYIAGVIAAGYDANSIFIENGRFHGERIARHLEAIQAEAPGRG
- a CDS encoding CPBP family intramembrane glutamic endopeptidase: MEDFEERGGGAQQGKPGMTDRVLLLNLYFTQFLVLLLAVIFLFFQGRLSADLFVWREGLFWAVGALLGMVAVGIEIFLALVLPAKWLDDGGINLRLFRRRSLLHIAWIALLVSVAEELLFRGAVQHWLGIWGTSLLFTLIHFRYLRQWAMASLLFVISAALGWLVEWSGTLTPAIVAHFIIDFVMGALIRLGRIPGMEVPKDKA
- a CDS encoding Glu/Leu/Phe/Val family dehydrogenase, producing the protein MAQQTEETEKQTLPKTEEMDVLASTQTVIKRALEKLGYPEHVYELLKEPLRVLTVRIPVRMDDGSVKVFTGYRAQHNDAVGPTKGGVRFHPDVTENEVKALSIWMSIKAGIVDLPYGGGKGGIVCDPRQLSFRELERLSRGYVRAISQIVGPTKDIPAPDVFTNSQIMAWMLDEYSRIREFDSPAFITGKPLVLGGSRGRETATAKGVTIMIREAAKRRNLDLKDARVVIQGFGNAGSFLAKFMSDAGAKVIGISDVYGGLYDENGLDIDYLLDRRDSFGTVTRLFKNTITNQELLELDCDILVPAAVENQITAANAHRIRADIVVEAANGPTTLEATRILSERGILLVPDVLASAGGVTVSYFEWVQNNQGYYWSEEEVERKLEEIMVNAFDNVYNLARSRKVDMRLAAYMVGVRKMAEASRFRGWV
- a CDS encoding genetic competence negative regulator, which codes for MRVERLGRDKIRFYLSLDDLVERGIEKEDMWRDIPKVHELFNDMMEQAYRELGFEIAGPVAVEVFTLPAQGMVVIVTRGRPSHSGEFDDDDMYELEVTLEESDQIIFRFVDFEDLVQAAMRMHPLVERDEGKVYAHQGQYYLVFDEDVKTKNLDALVAILSEYGEASTVTEHVLVEYGTTVWAKDAVHELVRHFSR
- a CDS encoding inorganic diphosphatase; this encodes MQQPLIVDAFIEIPAGSQNKYEYDKEAGVFRLDRVLYSPMHYPTEYGYLEGTLAEDGDPLDILVLTTFPTFPGCVIRSRVIGVLLMADDKGEDEKLLAVPVDDPRWDQVQSLKDVAPHVLKEIEHFFKVYKDLENKQTVIKGWKDAQFAQKLYQDCVKRYEAAHTNAQVR